From Halobacillus sp. Marseille-Q1614, the proteins below share one genomic window:
- a CDS encoding ring-cleaving dioxygenase, translated as MELKGIHHVSAITANAQKNYDFYTNILGMRLVKKTVNQDDTSMYHLFYADTKGNPGTDLTFFEIPRAGHTYPGTHSISTTSLRVKDDDALIYWKERFVKLKVDHGDIIEVMNRKSMNFRDHEGQRLTLVSDENNSGVAAGTPWEKSPIPKEYGITGLGPVHLSVKDAGPTKKVLKEILGFRETGTINNRLVMETGEGGSGAEVHIEERTDLPREKPGRGSVHHVAFRAADEQELAKWKTIIEKAGFPNSGLVDRFYFKSLYFREPNHILFEIATDGPGFDTDEDIERLGENLALPPFLEDQRDQIEAKLRPINTSRSEN; from the coding sequence ATGGAACTTAAAGGGATTCACCACGTCTCCGCTATTACAGCAAATGCACAGAAGAATTATGATTTTTATACAAATATTCTAGGCATGAGATTAGTTAAGAAAACAGTAAACCAGGATGATACCTCTATGTATCACTTATTCTATGCGGATACAAAAGGAAACCCGGGAACTGATTTAACATTTTTTGAAATACCAAGAGCCGGCCATACCTACCCTGGGACCCACAGCATCTCTACAACTTCCTTGAGGGTTAAAGATGATGACGCCCTTATATATTGGAAAGAGCGTTTTGTGAAGCTTAAGGTGGATCACGGGGACATCATAGAAGTGATGAATAGAAAATCTATGAACTTCCGCGATCATGAAGGTCAGCGCTTAACCCTTGTCTCAGATGAGAATAATTCTGGTGTCGCTGCCGGAACACCATGGGAAAAGTCCCCCATTCCCAAAGAATATGGAATCACAGGACTCGGGCCTGTTCATTTATCTGTTAAAGATGCCGGTCCTACAAAGAAAGTGTTAAAAGAAATCCTTGGTTTTAGAGAAACAGGCACCATTAATAATCGTCTCGTAATGGAAACAGGCGAAGGCGGAAGCGGTGCTGAAGTCCACATTGAAGAGCGGACAGACCTTCCAAGAGAGAAGCCCGGCCGAGGCAGTGTCCACCATGTCGCTTTCCGTGCTGCGGATGAACAGGAATTAGCGAAATGGAAAACAATTATTGAAAAGGCCGGTTTCCCTAATTCCGGACTTGTAGACCGTTTCTACTTTAAATCCTTATACTTCAGAGAACCGAACCATATACTTTTTGAAATAGCTACAGACGGCCCCGGCTTTGACACAGACGAAGACATTGAGCGGCTGGGAGAAAACCTGGCTCTTCCTCCATTTTTAGAAGACCAAAGAGACCAAATTGAAGCAAAACTTCGTCCAATAAATACAAGCAGATCCGAGAATTAA
- the sda gene encoding sporulation histidine kinase inhibitor Sda, whose amino-acid sequence MLKLDHLPLRILRITYERAVELELDDEFIEWIDMEVKKREEEKLERCRKAKS is encoded by the coding sequence TTGTTAAAATTGGATCACTTACCACTTCGCATCCTTAGGATCACTTATGAAAGAGCTGTCGAGCTTGAACTGGACGATGAGTTCATTGAATGGATAGATATGGAGGTAAAAAAAAGAGAAGAAGAAAAGCTTGAGCGCTGTCGAAAAGCGAAATCTTAG
- a CDS encoding helix-turn-helix domain-containing protein, with the protein MRDWLIQLRKSKNYTQQQVADGAHIDRAYYAQIESATRNPSMAVASQIANFLNINPSIFFSEHLSEPFIVALTNSPVVVAHCDLGLRYTWIFNPHPDFNAELIIGKRDDQINSNEAITALMDLKRKVIESGDFIRRQITFPMTTGDKVYDVFGQPIYNQDKDIIGVATVSTELQT; encoded by the coding sequence ATGAGAGACTGGCTCATTCAACTAAGAAAAAGCAAAAATTATACTCAGCAGCAAGTAGCTGATGGAGCACATATTGACCGAGCCTATTACGCTCAAATTGAGAGTGCTACTAGAAATCCTAGTATGGCTGTAGCATCACAAATTGCTAATTTCCTTAATATTAATCCTTCTATTTTTTTCTCCGAGCATTTAAGTGAACCTTTTATAGTTGCATTAACTAATTCCCCAGTAGTAGTAGCTCATTGTGACCTGGGCTTAAGGTATACGTGGATCTTTAATCCACACCCTGACTTTAATGCAGAACTTATTATAGGAAAAAGGGATGATCAGATAAACAGTAATGAAGCTATTACAGCGCTTATGGATTTAAAGCGAAAAGTAATTGAGTCGGGTGATTTTATCCGCCGGCAAATTACCTTTCCAATGACGACTGGAGATAAAGTTTATGATGTTTTCGGCCAGCCGATATATAACCAGGATAAAGATATTATAGGGGTGGCTACAGTATCTACAGAACTACAAACTTGA
- a CDS encoding trimeric intracellular cation channel family protein — protein sequence MTNEFLNIIAVSAFAFSGAIVALSERYDIFGTFILGIATAFAGGIIRNIALDVPVVHVWEQGYLMYVALITISIVYVFPKNWVLFWNRWNIYLDAVGLSAFAIQGAAFAVAQGFPLGGIIFASILTGVGGGVTRDVLAQRHPMVLHQEIYAVWALAVGLAVGCGVVNLNSVIDTYLLFVVIIGCRVLSYHLGWHLRFRDLYRL from the coding sequence ATGACAAATGAATTTCTTAATATTATTGCTGTGAGTGCATTTGCATTCAGCGGTGCCATTGTTGCACTAAGCGAGCGTTATGATATATTTGGAACTTTTATTTTAGGAATTGCTACTGCATTTGCCGGTGGAATTATTAGAAATATTGCATTAGATGTACCCGTCGTTCATGTGTGGGAGCAGGGATACCTCATGTATGTCGCCCTAATAACGATTTCCATAGTATACGTATTCCCTAAAAACTGGGTTTTATTTTGGAACAGGTGGAATATTTATTTAGATGCTGTCGGCCTGTCGGCATTTGCGATTCAAGGAGCTGCATTCGCGGTAGCCCAAGGCTTTCCTTTAGGGGGAATTATCTTTGCATCTATATTGACTGGAGTAGGGGGAGGAGTGACAAGAGATGTACTTGCACAGCGGCACCCTATGGTTCTCCACCAGGAAATTTATGCGGTATGGGCATTGGCTGTAGGTTTAGCGGTCGGATGCGGTGTAGTGAATCTTAATAGTGTGATTGACACTTATCTTCTATTTGTAGTAATTATCGGTTGCCGTGTCCTGTCTTATCACTTAGGATGGCATTTGCGTTTCAGGGACTTATATCGCTTATAA
- the cysK gene encoding cysteine synthase A, with protein sequence MRVVNNIADLIGDTPLVKLNRVSPKGGADIYLKLESFNPSGSVKDRAAYNMMVQAEKDGLLKEGSTIIEPTSGNTGIGIAMNAAARGYKAILVMPDTMTQERINLLKAFGAKIVLTPGDEKMPGAIEKAKELVEKTENAFMPMQFENYANPDAHRHTTAAEIIEAMDELGKPLSAFVSTAGTGGTITGTGEELKKHFNGLSIHVAEPAGSPVLSGGKPGKHKLVGTSPGFIPSILNEEVYDEILQVTDEQAYDITRRLAREEGLLIGTSGGAACWAAIEVAKRKEPGEVIICIAPDTGERYLSGDLFRQ encoded by the coding sequence ATGCGTGTCGTGAACAATATAGCCGACCTTATCGGCGATACACCTCTTGTGAAACTTAACAGGGTATCCCCAAAAGGCGGGGCTGATATCTATTTAAAACTCGAAAGTTTTAATCCCAGCGGCAGCGTGAAGGACCGCGCTGCTTACAATATGATGGTACAAGCTGAGAAAGACGGACTTTTAAAAGAAGGTTCGACAATTATTGAGCCAACCAGCGGAAACACAGGGATTGGTATTGCAATGAATGCCGCAGCCCGCGGCTACAAAGCGATCTTAGTAATGCCGGATACGATGACTCAGGAACGTATCAACCTATTAAAAGCCTTTGGGGCTAAAATTGTTCTGACACCAGGTGATGAAAAGATGCCTGGTGCGATTGAGAAAGCGAAGGAATTAGTGGAAAAGACCGAGAACGCTTTTATGCCGATGCAGTTCGAAAACTACGCTAACCCTGACGCCCATCGTCATACGACAGCTGCAGAAATTATTGAGGCTATGGACGAGCTCGGTAAGCCGTTATCGGCATTTGTTTCAACAGCTGGAACCGGCGGCACAATCACCGGTACAGGAGAAGAACTAAAAAAGCACTTTAATGGTTTATCCATCCATGTGGCAGAACCAGCCGGTTCCCCTGTCTTATCAGGCGGAAAGCCAGGCAAACATAAGCTCGTAGGCACAAGTCCCGGGTTTATCCCTTCTATTTTAAATGAAGAAGTTTATGACGAAATTCTTCAGGTAACTGATGAGCAGGCGTATGATATTACCCGCCGCTTAGCCCGCGAAGAAGGCTTGCTGATAGGTACTTCGGGAGGAGCCGCCTGCTGGGCAGCCATTGAGGTGGCTAAGCGCAAGGAGCCAGGTGAAGTGATCATTTGCATTGCTCCTGACACAGGAGAAAGATATCTATCAGGCGATTTATTCCGCCAGTAA
- a CDS encoding YpmS family protein has product MLKRLFLHNKWKTSFFILGFVNIAVIIGVLALIFLPSSYTLVNVDREKEDTEAEFTVVSTKANMEHLANEYLNELSHDTVFNYSISLDRNVTLKGNIRAFDQTIPIKVELHPEVQENGDLVLQQEGISLGQLPLPNKKVMEFVAENYNLPEWVTVNPSDENIYVAVTQMDTGSSYNVEVERFNLNADQLAFKISFPDRSFSIAESLMEEEFQFPNTTD; this is encoded by the coding sequence ATGTTAAAGCGATTGTTTTTACACAACAAATGGAAAACTTCATTCTTTATTTTAGGTTTCGTAAACATAGCAGTCATTATTGGAGTCCTTGCTCTTATATTCCTGCCTAGCTCTTATACGCTCGTAAATGTAGACCGCGAGAAAGAAGATACAGAAGCTGAATTTACTGTCGTAAGTACAAAAGCAAACATGGAGCACTTAGCGAACGAGTATTTAAACGAACTGTCTCATGATACAGTTTTTAACTATTCTATATCCTTAGACCGCAATGTAACGCTTAAAGGTAATATTCGTGCCTTTGACCAGACAATTCCGATTAAAGTGGAACTGCACCCGGAAGTGCAGGAAAACGGAGACCTCGTGCTGCAGCAGGAAGGTATTTCATTAGGACAGCTTCCCTTACCTAACAAGAAAGTCATGGAATTTGTAGCGGAAAACTATAATTTACCAGAATGGGTAACAGTTAACCCAAGTGATGAAAATATCTATGTAGCTGTCACTCAAATGGACACAGGCAGCAGCTATAATGTAGAAGTAGAAAGATTCAATTTGAACGCTGACCAATTAGCTTTTAAAATATCCTTCCCGGATCGTTCATTCAGTATAGCTGAATCGTTAATGGAGGAAGAATTCCAGTTTCCAAACACAACCGATTAA
- a CDS encoding SGNH/GDSL hydrolase family protein, protein MKKLKWLTLMILSLCFLALIVITLIYNPVENETQVLPEDSHQEETEPEEAKEPDEDEAASEEEDATEEEEQASVGEGIREAFSSVIENARNLFLRDDLKIVAIGDSLTQGVGDRTENGGYVGILEDNFNQSNETTNFTIDNFGRRGDRTDQLLERMESRDMTSSIKDADIVLITIGANNVMQVIEHNFTSLSYDDFPPARANYAVELEEIFSTIEEANPNASIYLVGLYNPFNQYFDHIPALAQIMNEWNRESESIIDDRENVTFIPIKDIFEGNEKELLWEVDHFHPNEEGYKQMAKRVLEYIRDDIEEIEE, encoded by the coding sequence ATGAAAAAATTAAAATGGCTGACATTGATGATACTTTCTCTATGTTTTTTAGCTCTTATCGTGATCACTCTTATATATAACCCGGTTGAAAATGAGACACAGGTCCTTCCTGAAGATTCTCACCAGGAAGAAACAGAACCTGAAGAAGCGAAGGAACCGGATGAGGATGAAGCAGCCTCCGAAGAGGAAGACGCGACTGAAGAGGAAGAACAGGCCTCTGTCGGAGAGGGAATTCGCGAAGCCTTCTCAAGCGTTATTGAAAATGCACGAAACCTTTTCCTTCGTGACGATTTAAAAATCGTCGCCATAGGCGATTCCCTTACCCAAGGTGTGGGAGATCGCACGGAAAACGGCGGATATGTAGGGATTTTAGAAGATAATTTTAATCAAAGCAATGAGACTACCAACTTTACAATCGATAATTTTGGAAGACGAGGCGACCGGACAGACCAGCTGCTTGAACGGATGGAGTCCAGGGATATGACGTCCTCCATAAAAGATGCTGATATCGTTCTCATCACCATAGGTGCAAATAATGTCATGCAGGTTATAGAGCACAACTTTACGAGTTTAAGTTATGATGACTTTCCTCCAGCTCGTGCTAATTATGCCGTAGAACTTGAAGAAATTTTCTCCACAATCGAGGAGGCGAATCCAAACGCTTCGATCTATTTAGTAGGGCTCTATAATCCGTTTAACCAGTACTTTGACCATATCCCAGCACTTGCCCAAATTATGAATGAATGGAACAGAGAAAGCGAAAGTATAATCGATGATCGTGAAAACGTAACATTCATTCCTATTAAAGACATATTTGAAGGCAATGAAAAAGAGCTTCTTTGGGAAGTCGATCACTTCCACCCCAACGAAGAGGGTTATAAACAAATGGCTAAACGCGTGTTAGAATATATTAGGGATGATATTGAAGAAATAGAGGAATAA
- a CDS encoding helicase C-terminal domain-containing protein, translated as MGEEIKISVRELMEYVYKGGSIDNRFRTSTSLTEGTAIHQAVQKEYLTDDKKEVPLRLEYEAGELKIVVHGRCDGLLQTDDGVVIDEIKSTSSLLENISIEDFPVYWAQAKGYAYIYAKQEGLKEIRVQLTYVQKKSKEKKRFLEVFSMNDLEIFFNHTIDQYMSFAKLIAQLREKKEQSIPKLKFPFPKYREGQRHLAGAVYRTIQEKRNLYAQAPTGIGKTMSSLFPAIKALENNEYERIFYLTAKTVTRLTAEESLLLLEKNGVNLRSVTITAKDKICFKDESICQPEHCEFAEGYYDRINGAMVDVLRNETQITREVVENYARKHKVCPFEFSLDLTDVVDVIIGDYNYIFDPRVSLKRLLPERKKKTALLIDEAHNLVERAREMYSAEITKNAFWDIEEEWSAVNEPLTKAAKAVTKDLAALGHTEKVKTVDEISGSLEENLERFTEAAELELKDDQESEQAEALLERYFSAQNFLKILMLVDDHYKQIVTNERDDISLKLFCLDPSEVLKHVVKPFRASVFFSATLSPFAYYKDMLGGEREDYILRLPSPYHAEQIEAVIAPISTRYKNREQTAEKIAERLYHQVKNLNGNHLFFFPSYQYMQLIYDEFQKFKDINTVEQEQGMTEERRDDFLAQFVEGGQLVGFAVLGGVFSEGVDLRGNRLNGVAVVGIGLAPRSFEKELIKDYFIEKGKNGYDYAYVFPGMNKVLQAGGRLIRSENDHGIIQLIDDRFLTSKYIQLLPEEWKDFQVVR; from the coding sequence ATGGGGGAAGAAATAAAAATTTCTGTAAGAGAACTCATGGAATATGTTTATAAAGGCGGAAGTATCGATAATCGGTTCAGGACAAGTACATCACTAACCGAAGGAACAGCTATTCATCAGGCCGTTCAGAAAGAATACCTCACAGATGATAAAAAAGAAGTCCCTTTGCGTCTTGAATATGAGGCGGGCGAATTAAAAATCGTCGTTCACGGCCGTTGTGATGGTCTTTTGCAGACAGATGACGGAGTCGTTATTGATGAAATTAAGTCGACATCAAGCCTGCTTGAGAACATATCAATTGAAGACTTTCCTGTCTACTGGGCACAGGCTAAAGGATATGCCTATATTTATGCAAAACAGGAAGGTTTAAAAGAAATAAGAGTTCAATTAACGTATGTGCAAAAAAAGTCCAAAGAAAAAAAGCGATTTCTTGAAGTCTTTTCCATGAACGACCTTGAAATCTTCTTTAATCATACGATTGACCAATATATGTCTTTTGCGAAGTTAATCGCTCAGTTACGTGAGAAAAAAGAACAGTCAATCCCAAAGTTGAAGTTCCCTTTTCCTAAATACAGAGAGGGTCAGCGGCATTTAGCGGGGGCCGTTTACCGGACAATCCAGGAAAAAAGGAACTTATATGCACAGGCACCCACCGGTATCGGTAAAACGATGTCCTCCTTGTTTCCAGCGATTAAGGCCCTTGAGAACAATGAGTACGAAAGGATTTTCTATTTAACAGCTAAAACGGTTACCCGCTTAACTGCAGAGGAATCGCTTCTGCTGCTTGAAAAGAATGGGGTTAATCTTCGTTCTGTGACGATTACGGCTAAAGATAAAATATGTTTTAAGGACGAATCCATTTGTCAGCCTGAACACTGTGAATTCGCAGAAGGGTACTATGACCGTATTAATGGGGCGATGGTTGATGTTTTGAGGAATGAAACCCAGATCACCCGCGAGGTTGTAGAAAATTATGCAAGAAAACATAAGGTCTGTCCTTTTGAATTTTCGTTAGATCTTACCGACGTCGTGGATGTCATTATTGGAGATTATAACTATATCTTTGATCCAAGAGTGTCTTTAAAAAGGCTGCTTCCAGAACGTAAAAAGAAAACAGCTCTCTTGATTGATGAAGCCCATAATCTAGTAGAGAGGGCCAGAGAGATGTATTCAGCAGAAATTACGAAAAACGCTTTTTGGGATATCGAAGAAGAATGGAGCGCGGTCAATGAACCTCTAACCAAAGCAGCCAAGGCAGTAACAAAAGATTTAGCGGCTCTCGGCCACACTGAAAAGGTCAAAACTGTGGACGAAATTTCCGGATCGCTGGAAGAGAATTTAGAGAGATTTACAGAGGCTGCCGAGTTAGAGCTTAAAGATGATCAGGAAAGCGAACAGGCCGAAGCTTTGTTAGAACGCTATTTTTCTGCCCAGAATTTTTTAAAAATCCTAATGCTGGTGGACGATCATTATAAGCAGATAGTTACTAATGAAAGGGACGACATTTCCCTTAAGTTATTTTGCCTTGATCCATCTGAAGTTTTAAAGCATGTGGTTAAGCCTTTTAGAGCGAGTGTGTTTTTCTCTGCTACATTATCACCTTTTGCGTACTATAAAGATATGCTTGGGGGAGAAAGAGAAGATTATATTTTGCGGCTTCCTTCACCCTATCACGCAGAGCAGATAGAAGCGGTGATTGCCCCAATCTCTACAAGGTACAAAAATCGAGAGCAAACCGCAGAGAAGATTGCTGAGCGCTTATACCACCAGGTGAAAAACTTAAACGGCAATCACTTATTCTTCTTTCCTTCCTATCAGTACATGCAGCTGATTTATGATGAATTTCAGAAGTTTAAAGATATAAATACCGTTGAGCAGGAACAGGGGATGACGGAAGAACGAAGGGATGACTTCCTGGCCCAGTTTGTCGAAGGAGGGCAGCTTGTCGGCTTTGCTGTGCTGGGAGGCGTATTCTCTGAAGGTGTTGACCTAAGGGGGAACCGTTTAAATGGTGTAGCGGTCGTCGGTATCGGTCTTGCCCCGAGGAGCTTTGAAAAAGAGCTGATTAAAGACTATTTTATAGAAAAGGGCAAAAACGGCTATGACTATGCGTATGTATTTCCCGGAATGAATAAAGTCCTTCAGGCAGGTGGAAGGTTAATTCGTTCTGAAAATGATCATGGCATTATCCAGCTGATCGACGATCGTTTTCTTACTAGCAAATATATTCAGCTTCTGCCGGAAGAATGGAAAGATTTCCAGGTGGTGCGTTAA
- a CDS encoding OFA family MFS transporter has protein sequence MSSEKVKNRWLIALGAVGIHISIGSVYAWSNFTSPLGEEFGWSSQQVQLTFSLAILFLGLSAAFLGWFVEKYGPRVAGITAAVFFGIGVFGSGFAVQLGSLWTLYFFYGVLGGIGLGVGYIAPVSTLVKWFPDRRGLATGMAIMGFGFAAAIASPVMDWLIGSVGIAMTFYILGASYFIIMILSSLYLSRPPKGWTPKGYNPDESKDIKSQDLANLRAKESLKTLRFYYLWIMLFINVTCGIAVISAAKPLAENSVGMSTAAAATLVGVMGVFNGLGRLGWASASDYIGRANTYIIFFVLQIPLFILLPLTSSATLFVIYFGIIYTCYGGGFATIPAFIGDLFGTKELGAIHGYILTAWAAAGLAGPQFAALMNDVTGSYSSSMIYFAGLFAVALIVSILTKINIRRKQRQMKEAKAS, from the coding sequence ATGTCATCGGAAAAAGTGAAAAATCGATGGTTAATCGCACTTGGTGCTGTAGGGATCCATATTTCCATTGGATCGGTTTACGCCTGGAGTAATTTCACTTCTCCTTTGGGCGAAGAGTTTGGCTGGAGTTCCCAGCAGGTTCAATTAACATTTAGCTTAGCTATATTATTCCTTGGTTTATCTGCGGCATTTTTAGGATGGTTTGTTGAAAAATACGGACCACGGGTTGCAGGGATAACGGCCGCTGTGTTTTTTGGGATCGGGGTGTTTGGTTCCGGGTTTGCCGTACAGTTAGGATCTTTATGGACACTTTATTTCTTTTATGGTGTTTTAGGCGGGATTGGTCTTGGAGTTGGTTATATTGCACCTGTATCCACGTTAGTCAAATGGTTTCCTGACAGGAGAGGCCTTGCTACTGGAATGGCAATCATGGGTTTTGGTTTTGCAGCCGCCATTGCCAGCCCTGTTATGGATTGGTTAATCGGATCTGTAGGAATTGCCATGACTTTTTATATTTTAGGGGCCAGCTATTTTATTATCATGATTTTATCATCACTGTATTTATCACGGCCTCCAAAAGGGTGGACGCCAAAAGGGTATAACCCTGATGAAAGTAAAGACATAAAGTCACAGGATTTAGCTAATTTAAGAGCGAAAGAGTCTTTAAAAACTCTCAGATTTTATTATTTATGGATCATGCTTTTTATTAATGTAACCTGCGGGATCGCCGTTATTTCTGCAGCCAAACCGCTGGCAGAAAATAGTGTTGGTATGAGTACAGCAGCCGCCGCGACACTCGTGGGTGTGATGGGGGTTTTCAATGGACTGGGACGTCTGGGGTGGGCGTCTGCGTCTGATTATATCGGGCGAGCCAATACTTATATTATTTTTTTTGTTTTGCAAATACCTCTCTTTATTCTTTTACCTCTCACTAGCTCTGCAACGCTATTTGTTATCTATTTTGGAATCATATACACCTGTTATGGTGGTGGTTTTGCGACCATTCCTGCCTTTATCGGCGATTTGTTCGGTACAAAAGAGCTGGGAGCCATACATGGATATATCTTAACAGCCTGGGCAGCTGCAGGTTTAGCTGGTCCTCAGTTTGCGGCACTAATGAACGATGTGACAGGCAGTTATTCAAGCAGCATGATTTATTTTGCTGGATTGTTTGCTGTTGCACTCATCGTTTCCATATTGACGAAAATTAATATTAGAAGGAAACAAAGACAAATGAAAGAAGCAAAGGCGAGTTAG
- a CDS encoding biotin transporter BioY, which produces MSQSRTSTYDITIGALFVALMAVGANITSIAPFLSILNVPLTLQTFVAILAGIILGSRMGGFSMVVYAALGLVGAPIFAGFTGGAATIVKPTFGFILSFIVLAYVVGKIVEKDRSFNKYIAASIVGMAINYLIGVNGLYLAYNFWMGEGAGMPYVLAWTSMTPFLIKDFVLSILAGVLAYRLEKGILHRTPLRQAV; this is translated from the coding sequence ATGAGTCAATCACGTACGTCTACATACGATATAACCATTGGTGCTTTATTTGTTGCTTTAATGGCTGTAGGAGCTAACATAACGTCCATTGCCCCGTTTTTATCGATTCTTAATGTACCGTTAACCTTGCAGACTTTTGTTGCAATTTTAGCTGGAATTATTCTCGGAAGCCGGATGGGCGGATTCTCAATGGTCGTTTATGCCGCATTAGGCTTAGTGGGAGCCCCTATATTCGCTGGTTTTACAGGCGGTGCAGCCACAATTGTCAAACCTACTTTCGGTTTTATTCTTTCTTTTATAGTCCTTGCGTATGTGGTAGGAAAGATAGTAGAAAAGGATCGGTCGTTTAATAAATATATTGCAGCTTCAATCGTAGGGATGGCCATTAATTATCTTATTGGTGTAAACGGTCTGTATTTAGCTTATAACTTTTGGATGGGAGAAGGGGCTGGTATGCCCTATGTGCTGGCTTGGACCAGTATGACTCCTTTTCTAATCAAAGATTTCGTGCTTTCTATCTTAGCTGGAGTTCTTGCCTATCGGCTGGAAAAAGGGATATTACATCGTACTCCTCTGCGGCAGGCTGTATAA
- a CDS encoding sorbosone dehydrogenase family protein produces MKKLLGVWWVTAVIAGCQSDKELETAPEDQENREEFSAVAKNLQSPWDIEAEGDRFFISERNGTIAKVEGDQVVREPVATDKPITQIGEGGLLGLKLHPKFQENQLAFAYHTYENEDDKIQNRLITLAYNNGEWKEQSSLLEKIPGNNFHNGGRIEIGQDGCLYVTTGDAQEESLAQDKDSLAGKILRMTLDGEVPGDNPEEGSYVYSYGHRNPQGLGWSKKGDLYASEHGPNNHDEVNKIEPGKNYGWPLIVGDETASGAETPLFETGNETWAPSGTAVHEETIYIASLRGSALRSLNLQGENAQVITSDYGRLRDVEIVGDSIYFITNNTDGRGNVDSEDDLLVRYDF; encoded by the coding sequence ATGAAAAAGCTGCTGGGTGTATGGTGGGTGACAGCAGTTATAGCAGGCTGCCAATCTGACAAAGAACTTGAGACAGCCCCAGAGGATCAGGAAAATAGAGAAGAATTTTCTGCTGTTGCTAAGAACCTCCAATCGCCTTGGGATATTGAGGCAGAAGGCGACCGTTTTTTTATTAGTGAACGCAACGGCACGATTGCTAAAGTAGAGGGTGACCAGGTAGTTAGAGAACCTGTTGCAACGGACAAACCGATTACTCAAATAGGAGAGGGCGGACTGCTTGGGCTGAAACTTCATCCGAAATTTCAGGAAAACCAGCTCGCTTTTGCTTATCATACTTATGAAAATGAAGATGATAAAATACAAAACCGGCTGATTACTTTAGCTTACAACAATGGGGAATGGAAAGAACAATCGTCGCTGCTTGAGAAAATTCCAGGAAATAATTTTCATAATGGAGGAAGAATTGAAATTGGTCAAGATGGCTGTCTTTATGTAACAACTGGTGACGCTCAGGAGGAATCATTGGCTCAGGATAAAGATAGCTTAGCAGGGAAGATATTAAGAATGACTTTGGACGGTGAGGTTCCTGGAGATAATCCAGAAGAAGGGTCATATGTTTACAGCTATGGGCACCGTAATCCACAAGGGTTAGGATGGAGTAAGAAAGGGGATCTTTATGCTTCAGAGCACGGTCCTAACAACCACGATGAAGTCAACAAAATAGAACCTGGAAAAAACTATGGCTGGCCGCTGATTGTCGGTGATGAAACAGCATCAGGTGCAGAAACCCCCTTATTTGAAACCGGCAATGAAACATGGGCACCCTCAGGGACAGCTGTTCATGAGGAAACTATCTATATAGCTTCACTTAGAGGAAGTGCGCTTCGTTCGCTGAATCTCCAGGGAGAAAATGCCCAAGTGATTACCAGCGATTACGGACGCTTGAGAGATGTGGAAATTGTAGGGGATTCGATTTATTTTATAACGAATAACACAGATGGCCGGGGTAATGTGGATTCCGAAGATGATCTGCTCGTTCGTTATGACTTTTAA